From Rhodovibrio salinarum DSM 9154:
ATGCCGTCCTGGTCGTAGATACTGCGCAGCGCCTGCATCACGATCTGCGCGTTCAGCGGGTCCAGCGAGGCAATCGGCTCGTCCGCCAGCACCATGCGCGGGCGCTGCATCAGGGCACGGGCGATCGCGACGCGCTGCTGCTGTCCGCCGGACAGCGTCTCGGCGCGTTGCAGCGCGGTTTCGGCGATCCCCAGACGGTCGAGCGCCAGCAATGCCTCGCGCCGCTCGTCGGCGTCGAACAGCTTGAACAGGCTCTTCGGCGTCGCGGTGGTGTTCAGCCGGCCCAGCAACACGTTGGTCATCACATCCAGGCGCGGGACCAGGTTGAACTGCTGGAACACCATGGCGCAGTCGCGCTGCCAAGCGCGCTTGTCCCGACCGGTCAGACGGCTGACCTCAACGCCGTCGAACGTGATCGACCCTTCGGTGGCGTCGGTCAGGCGGTTGATGCAACGCAACAGGGTCGACTTGCCGGCACCGGAGCGTCCGATCACGCCGACCATACCGACACCATCGACCCGCAGACTGACATCGTCGACGGCGGTCACATTGGCGTAGCGCTTGGTCAGATTGCGCACGTCCAGCATTTTCGGCCCCCTCCCTTGGTGGCGGCAACAACCGATCCCTCAGCAGCGGCCCCTGGCCGCGCCGGATACGGCAGCGTTTCGCGTTGAGATGAGGTGCTACAGCCCGGGTGCGACAGCCCGCTTGCGGTTCGGTTAACCTTCTTTGACAGCCCGCTAGCTGTGTTGCAGCGCGATGACAGCGCTGCGGCCAAAACCGGACGAAAGTGGGCGCGGCAAACGGAAACATCGACGCCTGTCATCGAGGTTTCACCGCCGGCGGGCTAGAGAGGCGGGCCATGAACACACAATACGACGACCTGACCTACATCGCCGCGGCCGGTGATACGCAGGACCGGCAGCCGCCATTGCGCGGCGACGGCCCATCGATCCATCCCGACGCGGTCGTGCGGGAGTCGCACATGGGGTCCTGGACCCTGGTCGCCGCGCGGACGCTCGTCTCCGAAACGCGGTTCGGCGCCTACAGCTACGTCATGGACAACGCCGCGATCGAGCGGGCAACCGTCGGCCCCTTCTGCTCGATCGCCGCGCACACCTGGATCAATCCCGGTAACCACCCGACTTGGCGCGCCTCGCAGCACCATTTCCAGTACCGCGCCGACCAGTATGGCCTGGGGGAGCGGGAAGAAGCGTTCTTCGACTGGCGGCGCGACCATCCGGTGACCCTGGGGCCCGACGTCTGGATGGGCTTCGGCGCGGTCGTGCTGCCGGGTGTCACGGTCGGCACCGGCGCGGTGCTCGCGGCGGGCGCGGTCGTGACCCGCGACGTCGCGCCTTACCAGATCGTCGGCGGCACCCCTGCCAAGCCGATTGGCGAACGCT
This genomic window contains:
- the phnC gene encoding phosphonate ABC transporter ATP-binding protein; translation: MLDVRNLTKRYANVTAVDDVSLRVDGVGMVGVIGRSGAGKSTLLRCINRLTDATEGSITFDGVEVSRLTGRDKRAWQRDCAMVFQQFNLVPRLDVMTNVLLGRLNTTATPKSLFKLFDADERREALLALDRLGIAETALQRAETLSGGQQQRVAIARALMQRPRMVLADEPIASLDPLNAQIVMQALRSIYDQDGITVVCNLHTLDTARSYCERVIGMADGRVVFDGPVAELTDAKVREIYGADSELDEATTSTAMPGTAMPGTAMPEAEPGRAGAFEREPALGTA
- a CDS encoding chloramphenicol acetyltransferase; translation: MNTQYDDLTYIAAAGDTQDRQPPLRGDGPSIHPDAVVRESHMGSWTLVAARTLVSETRFGAYSYVMDNAAIERATVGPFCSIAAHTWINPGNHPTWRASQHHFQYRADQYGLGEREEAFFDWRRDHPVTLGPDVWMGFGAVVLPGVTVGTGAVLAAGAVVTRDVAPYQIVGGTPAKPIGERFPADIADALQRIAWWDWPHEQLKSALPDFRALDVRAFIAKYGG